Sequence from the Mixophyes fleayi isolate aMixFle1 chromosome 4, aMixFle1.hap1, whole genome shotgun sequence genome:
gaattaagtacttgatcgacaaggccaacatactttgctgaattgttagctttcagctcctccttcattttctcaagctgcttttccaatagtctaattaaaggaatcacttgactcaaactagcagagtctgcactcacctcacacgtcacaacttcaaatggtttcagcaccttgcacaggactgaaaggattccccactgtgcaagagtgaaatacatcccccctcctttcccaatgtcatggcttgtgcaatatgcttggatggctttgcgctgttcctccattctctgaagcatgtacagggtggaattccacctagttaccacctattgcttaagttggtggcagggcaagttaaattgttcttggagctgctgtaatctcctacatgctgtggctgaatgcctgaaatggcctgaaattttacgggccaccgaaagcatctcctgcacctcacggttatttcgtaggaagctctgcaccaccaagttgatggtgtgagcaaaatagggaatatgttggaaatcacccagctgtaatgctcgcactatattgttggcgttatcagaaatgacataccctggggagagtccgagtggtataagccatgcatcaatcacatctctcagtttgcgtaacaaattgtcagccgtatgcctgttagtgaagcctgtgatacaaagagtggcctgcctgtgacaaatgttacgtagtggtgtacatgctgctgctgttcctgccggtgaaggtgaatgaccaacccagtgggctgtcacagtcatatagtttttggtttgaccacttccacttgtccacatatctgtggtttagtggacagtgggcagaatggcatttttcagcacaatctctacatttttacacactttttggtatagttgtggaattgctttacgggagaaatggtgttgcgatggaattctgtaacgcggacataaaacctcaattaactgtgaaaaaccagctgcgtttattgtggagattggacgcagatctaacactaacattgcagccatggcgtctgtgattcgcttggtgactgggtgactgctgtcatatttgcttctcgcaaatgattgtttcacagttaattgctgaaatgtaggactgctcattttcttgacctgcctctgggatgacgattcacccccagcagcagcaacagcagcagcaggactaacgctttcttcagaggaatcaataatagtgccggagtcatccagccttaagtgggatgccgggctaactccgagcgctactgaggatattgatgaggatggtgtgatgggtgtattttgtagccgtcgggatgtcggtgagcggagggtcttagctgatgatggagtgcttgtatttttttgggaagaacttttagcttttcccaacactctgccatgaactctcgttaaatggcgtaacatagacgaggttccaagatggttaaagtccctccctcgactgattgTGGCTTCACATagactacaaatggctatacaattgttgtctggatttgggcagaaataattccacacataagaagtggattttttggttttatgcccaggcatgacaatggcctttttcttgtcacgtgccagaactgctgccactggtgcaggacttacacaaacaacctcatcctcatcaacatcctcattagcgccctcgtcgcctacacaaatctccccctcatcctcttctaattccaaagtggcatcctcaatttgggtattactggctacactcaggctattaaggcacacatcagcagaatgctcacgattagacatcccactgttggatggactctccacagggattgttgtcatttgtgaatcagagcaaacattctcctctaatgccttactgttatcttgcagctcggctttgatgcgtaacagtagttgtgcaccaattgtaggctgggtaactttttgggatctgccactaatagccaaaggttaaggcctcattctctctttgccactgcgtgtgttgaATGgcatgtttgtaattttttttttatcggcacttaacttttgctcagtaacacttctttttcgcttcaatagagtaattttttttttgttttttgttttttgccctgatttggaaacactctgttgtttgacatcgccttggccagatgacgtactgggaacactaacatcaggactggtgacagaacctggttgctcattctgatcatatgtggactgctttgaatccattctaagcgcaaagcacttgtagtggtaaaaattatttggtagattctgctgacagatatgacttttgacagccagaaatatttatgcacaattatgggggacaccccaaaagcactgagtgctaaaaattatttggtagattctgctgacagatatgacttttgacagccagaaatatttatacacaattatggaggacacacCAAATGctctggggagtgccaaatattaaaaaaaaataataaacctctatcctcctctcttttctagcgatttttgttagagcaattgcaagaagaatattggattctctgtccctgctctaatcagcctgtgactacaccctgctctctccctctgtcaaatggcgatggattgctgtggaggcgggtatttataatgtAGAAGTATCGCGAGaatcgagatccgacgacgtcacaatgacgttcggcctcgatttggattcggagcgggcgggagagtaccgagctactcaccgaaccggacccgcccatctctaattaatttACTCATCTCCAGCTATAAACCAGTGAACACTGAATGTATATCAGAAAGCTACAATCAGATTTCATAGTTCAGTGTCTCTCGACTGCTGTATGAAGGGTACATTAAGTTAAATGTATATAACACTTATAAATACTTAATGGAATGAATGACTGACTTACCAAATGTAAGGTCGTTTGTCCTGGTTGTAGGAGCAGAGGTTGTCCTTTGTGGAACTGTAAAATAGAAGGAGAAATATAGACTGAAGGAAAACCTGCCAGGTGGGTGCTGGAAACTTCAATTGCCTCCCTAATCCGGCCATCTccgtccaggggagggctggcaaatttgagCCCGGGAAAGgcggcaagactcgactcagcagcctattttaaggggaaaaaaatgcaggtggcccggtgacccagcccaaggtagctcactatgggaccggaccCCGGGGGCAAATTCCCCCCAGCGCAGCCTGCCCCTGTCTCCGTCCTACCATGTAAAGCGGATTTGTGGCTATTTACTGTACTTATATAACTGATTCCAGTTCATAGATTTgagagagaataatatataaaccaTGTAATACGTAGCTTTCAATCCATCAAGCCGATTCAAATCAAGGCAAGGGGACCACCATACACTTTATAGCAATGGAGTCTGGATAGAAGAAGAATTAAAATAGCTCAGCCCCTGCTGTTTTGACATAGAGACCCCTTGTTTTAAAGTAGGAAATATCCTCCTTCAAAAGTATAATAAATTCTTAAACACCATAATCTATAAAAATGGGAATATAGAGCTTTCCAGAAAACTTGATGCACTCTACATTTGAGATACTGTGAAACGTATAATAGAATACAGTAGTAAGTTACTATTGTGAGGGGTACCCACTAATATGCACCTGCCACGGATATATTACGGTCAGTTACTTCTACTTATTCTAGAAATTGCAGTTGGAAAATGATGACTTTCCAGGGGAGTTCTCCTGTTTGTTTTTCTCATGTTAGATCTAGTTTCTGTTACTTGCTGTCAGGAGCCAGAATTCTGGGATAATTATAATATCAAGTTGCAAATGTCAAGTGTCAGCAACCAGGCTGCCCATAAATAATGGACACTTGTGAACCCTACACATGCGGCATAATCtgcacataaatacataaatgacaAACACACAAAGCAATTGTACAGAACACTATACATAAACCCTGGACATTAATAGATTACATGTCACAATGTCCAATAAATTACCGATAGAAGTCTAGCAGAGCTTTACACCTGCTGGTAAGATGTAGTAGTGCAGCATTGTCTTATAGAGGATGTCCCTCCACCTGGTTAGAATATTTGTGGTGATCCCACCTTAATTCCCACCTTTATCCAAGGTTTGCGTTCTATTCACAAGCAGGTCTGTGGTCATAGTTGGTGCTGTCCTAGATATTGTAAGTGAAGGAACCATAAATAAGTAATTGCCCACTCCACATGCCTATATGCCACTACCCAACATCCACTCCTAATTTTTTTTATGGGGAAGAATGGGTGGTTGTTACAAATTAAGTAACAAAGAATATTAAAAGGGggtaaacaaaaattaaaagtatAAACCAATTTTTCCATTGTGCcctaaaataaaccaatttctaCACTGCCCCCTAAAAATGTGCTGCCCTTGACACGTGCCTAGTTCCCCTGTATGGTAAATCCGCCACCTGCTCACCAGTCAGGAGTGCATGTCACTTGTCTTGTTATCTGTCCATTCTACTAAGACTGTGCAGGATTAAGACCTGCACCTTATTTACCGGTTCTGTGATCCACCCAACCATTTGTGGCTTCTCATACTACAAAGAGCATGGACAAATCAGTAGGATGACTAAGAGCTGCGACAGACCCTCTTTGATGGCAGGAGATCCCCCAATGTTCTTACAGTAAGGGTAGAAGAAGGTGAACAAGTGAATCAAGTTACTATCTCCTAGGGGTTTGTGAGACCAAGCACACCAATTCATACATATCCTCGTCATGTGTTAACACTACACTCATCTGAAATGCTCGTGACACGTTGAACATTCAAATGTTTTTACACCTTTGTTCTTCGACAGATGCTCTTTTACATGTCCAAACAGATCATTGTGTATCTGTAGTTTGATAAAAAGTGTATTTCACACCCTCAGCCTTTTGCTGGCTCTGCTTTCCTCTGTATGGCAGCAggttagctgttggttccaatgaaTGGAAAAATGGGCTTTAACACATGGAAAATAGAGCTTGCTGCATTCTGAATTATTCAGTACAGCAGCCAACGTTCAGGAAACAGATGTGAACTACAACACTGCCCTTATCTGTcttgtttttaatgttatttgtatGTGTTTATTAATCCATGAATTGAACATGACAAGTGTATATGTGCGAATGAGCCCTAAAATCACATATAAAGAGACTACAGATCTGTGTTTAAAGCTTCCCTACAATCTTACATTGCAAGAGGATTGTTATGATTTGGATTTCACTAATGCTTtccttttagtaaatatacctcctttaAATGTAGTGCTAAAATGACATTGCTTTTATAACCTGTTtgtgtaaaattttattttaagaaataaaaaagggtTTCTTACCTTCTTGTAGCTTCACATTTATATCATTTTTCAGGTCATTCCCCAATCCTGGGGTCTCCACCCGGCAGCAGTACGTTCCTTCATCCTCCTTGGTCACCCCAGTGATGGTCAGGGACACGTCCCCCTGTGATATGTTCCCCAATAACTGGTATCTGTCAGATTTCCTCCAGGTCACCCTGCTGCCATCTGTCCAGATGATCACATTGTTACACTTAGAGGATGGACAGCTGCCCCGTCCCCAGCACATTGTGGTTGTACCATGACTGACAGAATAACTGCAGGGTAACGTCAGGTTATCATCCACTGATCCTGTCACATGTTCAGCTGCTGCAGATAGACCTGTGTATTCAAGAGACACATAATTATTATGGAAGGGGACATCAAACCAATGGCTCAGTTATTCAGACTTTCTCTTCAATGCCTGATTCCTACTCAATGAAACATTTTAAGGGTCCAAtaaacttaaaatacaagttCAAAATGAAAAGGTATCTTGTCATATCTACATACACTGCACTGTAAACATAAACCAATAGAGTTACCTTACTTTGCCAAAACTTGAGGCTTAATGGTCATGTGATATAAATTATtattggtatatttactaataataTAATTGATTAGATTATTTATAAATTACTTGTCATCTCTGTGTGTGCTTTCCCTGCAAAGTTAAAGCCTTTTAATGGTGTGGTTGCTTGCTATGTGCTTTAATATATGCTCCCCCTGTGGTTGTTTTCTGTATAgcattcatttttattgattaaCTCTTGCCCATCCACCATTTTAAGCTTATCTTGCATATATGTCAGTGGAGGTCATTGATAAGCAAATGAAAAGGCGAGGCACAGTAAAAAATGATTGCAAGACATGCGACTGCACCGCCAACTAAATAATCCACCTGCTGCCTCAAaccaatatattacatttaaacctCCCTGTTTATGGCAAATAAAAAGGGATCTTAGATTGCTGGTTCATTTAGGCATGGCTAATTTTACCTTcttttttatgtcattgtatgttatttgtatcatgataACCCCTAATGTACAGCAATACTGTGTCACATTTCTCTGTGTCAGTTTTGATAGAAAAAGAGTTCTGGCCATGATATTAACTGTTGTAATCACATTTATACAGACCCAACCATTTGAGTGACAGGCAAAGGCATCAGTTCTCCCTATATGGAGACAGTCTAGTTACACAGATACTCTGGGTGTGGAGAATGATACACAAAATGTATTATAACACAAGCCAAGACATACACCTGTCATGATTATAGCCTAATCAGAATAATTAGGATCAGTAGTATATTAATGTAATCACAATCACAATCCAAAGATATGAGTTATATTAGATAACATGGTTCCAAAAAATCCATCcttgtccactctcccggaatgatcGTGTGCGTATTGCCCAGCCACAGATGCTAAATGGTTGGTAAATTACATTATAACTGGAAAGGACCATTTTCGGGATCACTCTAAGTACTGAGACCACAGAACAAATTTGTAACACATGACATTTGTCCCCAGACACATAAGGAAGCTATAGAGAAAATACACAATTCTACACAAATCTTCACAATTAATCCATATAACATTATCATGTTTCCTATGTATATGTGCAAAATTCATACCCTGTTTAGTGGACATATCATATCTGTTATGCTTTaaaagagatatatatttatagaactcATTACTACAATTGATTTCAGATGTAGTAACACACAACTAAAATAAACACACTTCTTTCAGTAAAATCATAGAGAAAGAGGTAAGGGCTGAGTAACCATCAGTTCTTGGGTCTTAGTCTTCTAGTGATCAATAATTCATACCTTCTAGCCTTCCTCAGGCTGCAGAATTCCGCAAAGAGATTGTGAGTATGCTATtaccattttaattttattattatttctgtttattttaagaaaactgttttgcatttacaTTGTCAAATTGTTATaaccatttttattcaataagcattgtaaCTTTCTGTCATATTAAACtctttgtgttcttaaacaaTTCATGTTGCAGATAGATTTGattttataatgctacatttaaaGGTACAGAAATGTTTGGTTAACAGTAACTCCGATCAAATTAGGTTGTGTTTCCGTTTTTGGATCAGTCAGGAATAACTGAATACTTCTTAAGAGTGTCGGTCCTTAAATTCAATTTTTGTGGTGGCAGAACTAGTGTTTAATAGTGAGTATGAGTTATATTTTGGAGTATTTTTAGTCTTTTATTTAATCAAACCAGGTGGCTTTATTTTGATTAAATCTTTCTCCCCCACATGTCAGGCATGCCTAACTGGGTCTGGTCATGCCAACACCTCTGTAAAATAATTACTCTATGTCTATGCTAGGATTAGGAGCAGCCAACTTCCGCGTCATGTGTCCTGGTATGTACAGTGCAGAGAGGTCACGCGGATACCCGGAGGAGGGTGTGCCCTGTGCTCTCCATCCTTCCTCTGTGCAATCCCTTTGTAGGCTTGAGGGCTCTTTCACATTGTCCCTCCCTGCTCTAACACAACAGCCAACCACTATATCTTTAACACAATTGTTGGACAATAGTCCTATTTCCTCAAATAATGTGAGAACCAGTTTTTCAAAACATTGTGGTTACTGTAAAATGTAAGAGATTTCTAAAATTGTTAAAACCAGCATAAATGCAATAATGCTCTTTCAGAGTATTTCAGAACATACCAGATATAAATGTTAACTAGTCCACAAGAAGATCCTTGTGTGAAGACAAATCTTTATTTCTTGAGTCCAATAAGGACTCAAGTAGAGTTGGACgacccctgggctggtcccatagtgagctgtattgggctgggtcattgggctacctacattttttcctttaaaatgtttctaataggctgctgagccaattctcccccccccccccctccccaccaggataaaatttgccagctagtCCCTGCCTCCTGGCCTGTCATTCGTTTTGGGGCTCCACAAGGAGCAGTTCAGCAGCAcagatgtgtttttatttccTATGGAGATACCTGAAACACATTAAGACAGAAGAAAATGTCATTAGAATTAGGTGATTAATAAAGTGAAGCACAAAGGAATGGGTGAgtctttattttaagtaaagGATTTTTTCTATGGTATGTGGTATATGGTATGGTGTGTTTTTGCACTATTTTTCTATGTGGCGCTTTAGGTCTCAGCGGTCGCTggatgccagagcatgctggtgcttttagttCTATAAGCAAAAGTATGCTctgacagccatgggtatgctggcacttgcagttcTACAGGAGcaagcatacccaagcagtttatgacTGCCAGGGCTTCCTTCCAGTAGTGCCacatatgaatttttttttaaccagcagGCAGAGGAGGTGGATCTTGCTACTGCTTGACATTCTATTATAATACTGTTTAGAATGGACTTCATTCGGGGCATTGTATCATGGCATACTTGTGGTGTTTTTCACCTGAAGACTATGGGTGCTCTTGAAGTGTACCTCTGAAAATGGCTATGTGGgatcttttctttgttttgtttaggTGCATCTTACCCACATGTTCACTTGTGTCCGTTCCTTAGGTAATTTTCTTGGAATTGGGCATAGGGTCATATATGGTGCTCAACTGCGCTTGAATAAGGTTGTGGCTGATCAACAGAAAGCATAAGTATGGTACTGCTTATTCGGTGGTGGTAATGTGTTAACCTGGAATATGGCTCTGTGGTTGGTCATGGCCAGTTGACTGTGGCCAGATGGATTCTCATCCTACTTATTTAATTGCTCTTTTAGTGTCAATTTCTCTGGATcaacctccagtccgcttcctttatcagttggagttccacaaggctcagttctaggtcctctgctattatctatctacaccacttctcttgaaaaactaataagctcctctggaattcagtattatctctatgcagatgatatacaaatttatctatcctctcctgatctctcaccatttgtATTGTCTCGTgtcactgactgtctttctgccatttcgtcttggatgtcgtctcaccaactcaaacttaatctttcaaaaacagaattaataatattcccacccaccaatagaaagcttctatttctattgacaacatgACCTTAAATCCCACCCTgaaagctcactgcctaggtgtgatctttcactcacaactatcctttgttccccacatcaactctatatttacatcatgttacatatatctaaaaacttttccagaatacgtacatatctcacacaagacactgctataGTGTACCTCTGAAAATGGCTATGCGGGATCTTtgcaaaacatttccagaataaataCATATCCCATACAAGACGcggcaaaaactttaattcatgcactcatcatatcctgcattgactattgtaattccctccttactggtcttcccaaaatcagacttgagccctgcaatctattttgaatgcagcagccagattgattttccttgcaaatcgttcttcctctgctgagccactctgtcagtctatacattggttgcctgtttttcaccgaatccaatataaaattcttctactaacatacaaggtcaacaacaaaattgcaccaacatacatctcctcacttgtctcaaaatatcttccaactcgacacctccgttctgcacaagatctgcgtctcacttccactctcatcacatcctcccattctcggttacaggactttttttgggctgcacccactttgtggaatacaCTCCCTCGCACAAGAAGACTTTCCTCAAGTCttaaaaccttcaagtgttctttgaaaatccacctcttcagacaagcttataatattcctcaaccagcatcttaatctccctaggttaccttattaccaccctctacacagctaatacaagacaacaatcctctgaccaacatagttgtgtgactgagcatacagcccactaaatacattttaagctttgcattctagctatacaaatatgcaatatgatgtagaacTTACCATTGTGTATCagaccattgtcccatagattggaagacttgcgagcagggctctcttacctctttatctgtgttacccagtattgttttattaatgtttgttcccaattgtaaagcggaatctgctggcgctatataaataaatgttgatgatgatgatgatgacggattTGGCATAGGCCTTACTGGGAAGCTTCCTGCTAGGCCGGTGGCCTAAC
This genomic interval carries:
- the LOC142153050 gene encoding hepatitis A virus cellular receptor 1 homolog isoform X1, producing MIETYVRVCFCLLLGPGLSAAAEHVTGSVDDNLTLPCSYSVSHGTTTMCWGRGSCPSSKCNNVIIWTDGSRVTWRKSDRYQLLGNISQGDVSLTITGVTKEDEGTYCCRVETPGLGNDLKNDINVKLQEVPQRTTSAPTTRTNDLTFVPGVDDPVSIPSTFSPDTVPFIDNEKQQSTDVQESPRDSNGLNFIIAGVVIVIILLVSLLVIVYVYKHKMKNKDKSRNSAVITLEGLGETQRPAEQNIYILE
- the LOC142153050 gene encoding hepatitis A virus cellular receptor 1 homolog isoform X2 translates to MIETYVRVCFCLLLGPGLSAAAEHVTGSVDDNLTLPCSYSVSHGTTTMCWGRGSCPSSKCNNVIIWTDGSRVTWRKSDRYQLLGNISQGDVSLTITGVTKEDEGTYCCRVETPGLGNDLKNDINVKLQEVPQRTTSAPTTRTNDLTFVPGVDDPVSIPSTFSPDTVPFIDNEKQSTDVQESPRDSNGLNFIIAGVVIVIILLVSLLVIVYVYKHKMKNKDKSRNSAVITLEGLGETQRPAEQNIYILE